aaataaatatgtgtattattaagtttatttgaatgggtgctaattatttttaattgaatctacgatttgaaaatcattttatttatatgaacttTATcctttgtgtaaaatattgtataattaaactatattaacgaATACTGAAGTAGTGAAGTGACGTTCTTGATTTTGAATATCATTACTGCACATCAacataattatgaaaacaaacACTAGGGtcacacacattatatattatatattataatattgaaatattatgcgTGTATAGCaaatttcaaagttatatgatatataatgtatattatgactatACGATTTTGagattctaattattataatattaaatctaggATTAGCTAGAGCTACCTAATTATGTAATGCAAatgaattacttataaattgattattgtttagtatttttttttgccggaaaaataatatttgtggttttattttaaagattcgtttcagtatttaatatattattaagtatagataTTTGGAGGTGTAGGATAAGAGTGAACGGCTCTGTATTCAGAAGTGAAAAGcaaaagaaatgaaaaaaagttaggtatagatgtttgtaaaaaaaaaatctatacaacTAATATTGCGGTTAAATGATGTATTTACTTACTACATcatataatcgtattataataggtattaaaattattttatgactttggatattatagttataattctacctatttttatattttaaaccataagCTGTTTTTTgatgtagtttattttttatttaattctcatTTGGAACTTTTTCTTACCATACCTACACttaaacaaatttgataaTGATATTGTTCTACAAATGTCAATTACCAATAGTGGGAAACTTATAGGTTACTacctataatttcattttggaAAATTCCGTTTATACacttaagaatataatatgtgtagacAAAAACGTCGCCTTAAACTTTAGTTCTACGTAATAACaactaattatttctaatgatGTTGTGTGTTAGTAAAAACAGAAGCCTGCAGGATACGTAGGTGTACGACATTTCACagtaggtatttactatttatactatagacgggtattattattggattagAGAATCGTAAGGGTCGGCGGtgtcataattaaatttgtaagcGTTGAAACGAGTCGCTTATACTATAGTTTTCATAACACTACAGCAACTAAGGGTAATATTTGTCAGATTACATATTACAAGcgttctaaatattattatataattttatatagacaACGTGCGTTAAGTGTtctaattagtatataatgtaatatgtttagATACAAGAGCTATTATCAaggcatattatgtttagacaTTTTGAGCTCATGGACGATAATTGGCCGGTGACgcgttaatttattataacgtcACGTGTTACTTAATTATGTCacttagaaatatttacttgGATAACTATtacgaaaatacaattttttattgaatgcaCATTTTTAGAGcagcaaaatataacaacataaaaagctttataaaatgtattatttgtttaattaaggaatatttttataattttttaattatattaccattttcagaaaaatgtactagttcttttattttactttatgagATACTTcgtgtaatttttcaaaaaagttatgcttcttttaattgattaattaaaaaaaaaaaacactatttattttgtcaacaatttgtatcagtttaaaaaatattatgttattattatactaggaTAAAAACTAGATGACATGAAgagaaaaaacttaaaaacttatttatctcattaaaataattattattagttcaaaatttcaaatgttcaataattcattatttattaagtttgaataactttattttctagtcacattattttattattatatgtataattgtatttgttttgattttgttaataatattaatttactttaaagttattaatctatctaatacaaataaaatattctatgttaTACAAagaattcatatatttttattaaagaatgatgtttaagaaacataaaaaaaaatttaaaaatcaataacaaatacattaataattattgatgtatatCTAAGATgtctgataaaataaatttacttgtaATAGATAAAATGCGGTTAGCAATAAGTCTGTCAGCTGTATTAATAGCGTGCATGGTGCGGGCTACGTATAATTTGGATTGcgaacaaaatcaaaatggaCAGTCCATGAGTTTTTTTAAGACGAATGGTGATCTTCTGTTAACTggtgaataaattattcaaaacattttaaattttataaacatgtttaatttatgaatttaacatattgttatagGTTTTTTTGATGTTTATGACGAAAAATGCTCGGGACCTACCTCTACAGGTATCCATTCAATGGAAATGGTAGCCACTGTTgtgcaaatattaaattcgatTCATTACATTCCTGGCATTACATTGGGTATGTAAAATGAgcataacaatacattataatataaaatattataggaagTACTTATATGTGATCATTTATCACTGGCCATGGCATCATTGTTCATATATgtcattgaatataattttttaataaacaatttagtaatttgctatagttaatgtttttttttttgattttaatttaatatttgttaaattccTATAATTAGCCCGAAGGAAACCTTTACCTATTGAAACGATCTATTAGATTTGCTTACTACGACTTCACTCAAACacgcatatacatatataaatattcggtAAACTCGGGAACCAAATGGTACTCATCTCAGTTAAATCTCTACAGCAGTACAGCACTAATGGTGTACacgttatatgtatataaatataatattgtatgttatcTAGTAATATTACGTTGCTTGTGGTTcagtattatgataatatatttagacgTTAAATCGTCTCTACTATCATGACTTAGATCAGGTCATAATCTCTCCCTtttccattaatttataattgttttgaaattcgTCTCCCTGTtgcactattaataattaactattcgatataatctaaaatagcTGTCTCCTGCACTTAATTCCCAACGTTTGTCTAAAAGGAGATTCGGAGGTTAAATTCCATTGACTGGTAAATTAAtggaaaattaatgtatttgttaCTGGATGATTCCTTGTAGGATCAGTGAACAATCATATTGTATGAaagtcattatatttttacaataattatttttttacttctaaAATTTGGTGGTAAATATGGCATAATAAGTCAAtgaggtaaaaaatataacttttattttactttttaaattttaataatttcattttagtattttacaaacgcataaatacacatatacacaacttaaataaaataaaatttatatttacctaacgTCCTAATCAATAATCCATATAATAggctgtaatttaaaaaaataacataatttattagactACCTCATTTACATGACTATTcgatattgattaattatgtataaaaaactttaaaggtgctacattaaaaaaaaaaaaaacaattttcaataagtGTTGactagatataaattaaaaatttccatttaacgtataatattagaaaacaataaatcgtattccttttaattttttaagagtacattattattagcttTGTGGTGTTTGAAATTCAATACACGCAATAAACAATTCATGACAGTGGTGGTTTTGAGAGAAATGATTTTGATTCCATTATTGAAGTTTTATCCAAACCACTATTCATCTATAGTcagttaagtttaatttataggtattacaaGTCTCAGGTGCACGTTTGTGCAAGAGATCTAATTAGAAGATTTATTACACTTTAACCCgagttcataaatttaattatttaaagtttgtttgttttaattattttttattttttcatctatTTAATCAGGATTAACGTTGTACGAAGTGTGCTCATATCGAAGTTCAGATCTCCAAAAAGCTCTGATATCGTTTGTAGTCGACAAAGATTGCAATAATTCGACCACTCCAATtggtaattattacaatatgtgtTTGATATTGTGAATTTGGAATAGATATTgatgtagaaaaaatatattttaattaaactcaaTCTTAGCCATTTATACTACCGAAGACATACAAGCCAAAATTAGTCCGTCGATTGGTTTGGATATACCTATCATAACGGCAGGACCTATCATTGACGTCGACATTCATGCTGAAGCAGCCGTCAAGTTTTtaatcgtaaataatattgatgtcgCGGACGTATTAGTTGCGCAGGATCTGGATGTCGCTCAAAGATTTGAAAGTGTGGCCAAAGACAACGGATTGTGTTTGAACAGGACAGTTTTAGCTCAAAATCTCGGGTAATTATACTGTATCTATCTACAGTGaattcgttattttatttcgtatcgattttagttaaataacttGCAAAACGGTTGTTTTATAGGAATCTGAACGATTCCTCAGTAGTCATTGTTATGACGAACAAGAATatcattaaatcaattatcgAATCGTCTTCGAGCGTTCGTGTATctcatttcataataataccaCTGGACGGACCTTTACCGCCTAAACCAGgtattcaaacatttcaaacgtaaaataatataaatgtccgCGATCAATGACGTGATTTCGGGTTTACTTATCCGGAAACGAACGCGTTCCAAATCGAGTTCACGGTATTGTCACTGTCTTGCTATTTCAGACTTTGAGTACGGGTCGTACGTGTTTCAAGCGTACGGCAGTTGCCCGTTCGTAAACAGCAACAACGacagcagcaacagcaacgTCATCAACAGCAACAACGACAGCAGCAACAGCAGTCACAGCGGCGTTCCCGCCGCGGCCTCGGAACAGCTGCAAGCGGTGTCCGCGCAGTTCGTACAGACGGCCGCGGACGTGTTGCGCGCGGTGGACGCGTATCTCGGGAACGCCAACGACGGCGACAACGAGTGCGGCCGGAACTCGTCCACGGCACAGTGcggcgcggcggcggcggcggcggcggcaaacCGATCGGCCGCGGGTTATTACGACGCGGAGACGGTGGGCCGAGTGCTGGACAGGCTGCTGTTGCTGGACGGCAGCGACGGCGAGTACAACGTGACGCTGGTGCACGTGACCGAGTACGGCGGCGGCCAGACGGTCGGCGGTTACGCGCAGGACTCGAACGGCACGCGCCGGCTGTGGCTGCAGcgggacggcggcggcggtcagCTGACGTACCTGGGCAAGTGCAGCGAGACGGACGGCGGGACGTGTCCGACGTGCCGGGAACGGCCGACGGCGGCGACCGCGCCGGCGTCTCCGCCGCACGGACCGCTGCTGGTCACGTGGAAGGTGGACGTGTGGATCGCGTCCACGCTGACCGTGTCGGCGGTGGGCGCGACGTGCGCCGCGTGCATAGCGTCGTTCATACTGATGCGGGTGTGCAAGAAGGACGTGATGGAGGGCAACCCGACGTTCACGTTCGTGCTGGTGGCCGGCACGCTGCTGATGTACGCCAGCGCCGTGCCGTTCGCCGTGCTGGACAGCGCCGCCGGTTGGCCGCGGCAGGCCGTGTGCTACGCCAAGCTGTTCGGTTCGTCGGGCAGCTGCGCGTTCGTGTTCTCCGCAATGCTGGCCCGGAGCATGATGATCGCCGCGTGCGACTGCGACTCGAGCTTCATGAGTCACGTGAACGGTTACCTGCAGACGTCCCTGTTCGCGTTCACCGTGGGCGTGCAGCTGGCGCTCATGGTCCAGTTCGCGGCCATACACGCGGCCGTCGTGCCGTCGTCCGACCTGTGCCGGGTGTTCGTCGACGGTCCCCTGTTCCTGGGCACCATGTCGTACGACGCGCTGCTGCTGGCGCTCCTGTGCGTCACGTCCCCCTTCGTGTTCCGGTCGAAGCGCAACTACCGGGAGGGCGCGTGCTTCGCCATCGCCACTTACCTGGTGTCCGCCGTCTGGCTGGGCTGGGGCGCGGCGTACGCGGCGCTCCCCGGACAGTGGTCCGACATGTGCGTGATGGTCGGCCTGACGGCGACCGCGACCGTGATCGTGATCACCGTGTTCATACCGCGCACGTACATGATGATGTTCGGCATCGTACGCGAACAGATCACCAGCTCGCTGCCGTCCCTCGGTTACGGTCACGGCGGCGGCGCCAGCGTCACGGACGTTAACTACAGGAGCACGCAGGCCCTGTACGATTCGGTCCACGTGGCCGCCCCCAAGTGCCAGTCGTCCAGTTTCAAGGGCCAGTCCAACCCAAATTACTACTCGCCGGCCGGGTCGCATATACATTCGATTCCGAGGAGCCGGCCACTGACTCCGGTCGACGAGTATGACACACCTCCGTCCATCGACCACAGGATAACCAGATTCTAAGTATACAGTCGAGCCCTTATCGATCAGCTGGTTGTCCGCGGTGACGTTCGTTCGATTACTACTTGTACCAAATTATTATCGATGCCAATAAATAGGTCTAAAATAACGCGACTACCCTCTGACCGCGCCCCGTtgaacgatatattataatagtattgttattataggtacaatttatattcatcGAATCTCCTCGTTCgtttttttcatcataatattatgtgtatgtagGTACCGTActcataattactattatacgtaCACAGGGTCCAAGGTCCgggattttgtattaattattatgatgcacacaaaattaaaaaaatttacataaaaataggtacttggAAAACGGAATAAAGCTTTTAGAGGTGAACTGTAAATCGTTAgtcattgtttattatttttttacacatttattatgaaCTCATTTAAATGGCAttagtttgaaattataaatttagtattgtatttatattatatgtatatacatataattataaatgcatcTGTTCTATCATTGAGTAATTTTAGGTTCAAATAATAGttacaatcaaatatttaaccaaACTTCGGCATAAGGTTCAGAGACTTTTTTAGTTCTAATTAGATTCATTTTctctagaaaaataaatctctACAAATAGGGTGTTTATGAACGTTATACTCCTTTTATTCAAGGTTTGTCCTTGTATCTACTAtcttatagtttatatgatatagtattaattattgtattaattgtatacctatatattgtaaatatttgcttaattataataataataataaaaaaaattaattattcaatttcgtttttatataatatttaatttttatgtaattatctaGAGTTATGTAACTtacatgtatatgtttttacttaatatatataaagacaaAGGAAAATCATCCTTTTCAGGATTTACAAAGGATCTACAACAGTTTTACAtcactatattgtattaaaaaccgttgaaatattttattagaactattttaagtcaaatgtaaaatgtacatacaaaTCTGAGACCACATTGTAACTGCCCATTAATTAGATACCTAATTATCTCATTGATTTTGTAGTTACTAGTTCCTTACCTTATTTCTCGATTTAATATGACTTCTGCTTCATATTGTCAGATAATCAATGTTGCATTGTATAATTCgaacctatgtataatacgagtatatattatgaagtgtattaattaatcagataatagataatttgtaattatttaaaatatattattattattcagtactatttaactattagaaaaattaatacttactatTGAATATTGGAGTTCTGAGTAGGTACTTATCAAATAGCCCGAAGTATagaatacacacacacacacacacacacacacacacacacacacacacacacacacacacacaccacacacacacacacacacacacacacatatatatatatatataatacaaaatataattgataatattttatcttcatacttattttgtaatatttgtatgatattttacttACCCATTACTCACTCAGGTTAGGGTAAATCGattgctttatattatatactcccTCGGACtacagtttaaatataaaatattaaataactgtcGTCTGTCGGAATGCAATGAAAatctactttaaatattttatttaattagggcaaaatataaattatacttaacttatacattttgttataatgtacTAAGAACAAATTTCCTTAATCCTATAttcatatcaatattatttaattattgaataatgtattaacatgtatgataaaatattatacttcggCGATAAAATGtcatctaaataaaatgtatagataacatatcattttaatgtattaagtaccaatattataatatattgttttaacaatttagGTCTGTAATCAttgtttttgacattttatctattaaagtAATCCTCGaaagtaatgaaataaatataggtattttagagagttaagttaatttatttataaatgaggTAGGTTGTAGGTATTTGGTGACaggaaataaattgaatgagGAAATTGATTACATTATGCCTGGTAAGACATTTCGGCAGGACAATAGGGAATTAAGGTTTCACTACGTTGTGTTGAAAGTAAAAGACAATTAAATGAGGTATGTCAAAGGTTACTGATTATATCGTTAGCTGTTTGTGAATAGAGTTTAGAAAAGGATGTCATTAGGGGAGAGGGGGTTCAGGAAGAGagatagtttatataatttaattggaaataataaatggcTTAATTGAgtgcacaaaatattattttcagcgTTTTTTGGAAgattcaaatcaaaaaaataaaatatataaacaatacctctttttttatttcagatgacatgttaattaatatatttcaaaatatacactgataaaattaatgcaaTATCCTTACTTGACCACTTGACTAACAGCTATTAACTTTTCAAatcttaagttattattaattggaaTTGATTTCTCACAGTATATTCCTGACAcacatagttttattttcaaattttaatgaaactcatattttttttttataagctaaTATACTTATTCTACATGCAACTCTATATTTATACGTTGGAGTGAACAAAGTAACCGATTTGTTATCTACCGTTTGGACAACAGTTAGTCTAATATGATTTCCACAAGGGTGACTTGTTATcaactattgtctattataatttatagtagcaatatgtttatatacatattataattttatagttttaataatcgtataacattttttacaatattcagtaaaatatttttaactagatTTTTCTAGAAACTATAACGTCATAATTTCACTCatttcaaatgattttttcatatgtggctaatatatataagttaaaaataattatcaatttaatgttGGATATcgtgtttttatgtttttcgattaaagatattaacataaatataaataatatatacattataaaggtttaaaaattataaattcattttgatactattattgtaaaacattaataatatattgaacatgttaaactctttttttttgtaaaaaattacaacgCACGGttaggtactttattttttaattaaactatatagataggtataatgCTTTAGAAACATTTAccataatgtacaaaaaatatacatataatttaataagaaggaattttataaatcacattAAAGTTGGggagtttttacttttaagtatatgaaatgattaaaatacttaatccaaaaaatattttttaacttgtaaTGCAAtggaatattttagtattttacttgTAGAAAACTTACCGAGTGAGACAATATTAATTCAGTTTTTACcatcatgatttttttttctttaaaagttttaacctTTTTACTCATAACATTCTTAACTTAATATGATAAAGcccatcataatatatcacatctaaaataatagtgaaaaTGCTgcgtaactataaaataatactaagctttatgtttattactaataatattaacaattttaattattttcatccaGTTCATCGAGTTTTTTATAAGCGATATGTTTGCTAAAGAATGGTACAACACTTGTGGACTTATAATCCGGAATAGACGtatcaatattaatctaaaaaaataaatacaaatgattAGTGTATAATGTTTGGTTATTaacaaagatttttatttgtactttttCCGTTTTGTTGTTTGAaactttacttaaaaataccaaCAGACAGCAATaagatatgtttataattccTACAGTTCTCATTAAACATGGGAATCCAAGAGTTTTCACGACTTGACCGCCGAAAATTGGaccttaaatcataaattacagTATTTGCTTaagcaaatatatttaagacagGTAGGTACCCgtttaaatatagataggtatacactgaatgataaaatgataatattttatttgatacctatagtattataaattataatagcatatttttatataaatattaaatacgtgatactatttaaatacatttggtgttatatttgtgtacaaaaaaaaaaattaaaaaatcattgtaattaatattgtatagttaagTTAACTATATAACTTACCAAAGGAATATGCTAGACTAACGGCCGTTTGTTGGAGTGCGTATACCGATCCATAATGTACGTTTGGATGTCTGGTGTCTACTAGATTTGCCAGCATGGGAACCAAAGCTGAATCTACTATTCCTATACCCAAACCTAAACCAAAATGTGGACAAACAAGACCTATTGTCGTTGTGGCAGCCGGAatcttttaaaacataatgttattggattataagtatataatataatattacagtaagtTATTACTAGGTATCTATTACATCAACActgtttgataattataaattatcgaatTTTTGACAGTTAACTCACCATAATTGCGGATATACCAACTAGTAGAGTTGCTAGTACAGCCATTCTCCATTGTCCCATTGTGTATGACAAAGTGCCAAAGAAATTCGTGCCAATTAAATAGCCAAGACTATCTGGAATGAAAACTGTACCCAGCTGCCATTTCTGAAATAATTACGACGTTATAACTGTATCTTAAGTTTTCAAAAAGTTCAAATTACTTCTgggtttataatttgtatgagcCAAATTGGTAAAAACGGTTCCAAAATGGCCATGGCAGATGATGTTAGACAAATAGAAAAAGTGATTAACAGGATATATCCATCTTTTAGAAGATCTTTCCAGTTGCCATTATTAAAGTGAGactattgacaaaaaaaatattcaaataaaaaaacatatttacagAGTGGGttcttataaagtattaaaaatactgttataaaaaaaatagaacatttttaaattaagttatatgtaaaaatataacacgatAAGATGGTTATctgattctaaaattaatcaatgaataaaatgtatttttacacacaataactaaataataacaataaaaataaataatacattatcattattattaataacaatattaaatacctacttgatgtttatcattatatgtttgttttaattgcAGTATCTCATTAAATGAATTTAcctaatgtataaaacaaaatagttagacataattgttgaaataaaaataattaataaacaacatGTCAAAatcctatattaaattatacatttatttaagatttagacCACAATAGATTAATAAAGTTCTCAAATAAGGTATCTGAGagaaatagtaggtataaaataaagctgaaaattaatatataagactATGGAATTGTAGTTATCAAGATAGTGATTAACTAAACTCTGAAATGAAGAAGATTGATCATTTGTTATATCTATATgagaaataatgaaataataggcGAGGAAGGAGAAGAAGCTCAAGAATTTGGAAaggaatataaaatgttattttcagaGGACACAAAGCTTAGGAACAGTTTAGGGGTTAAACTAGATGATAAATGAGGGAACAAGTAGTTGAGATAATGAGAATGAATGAACGCTGAATATAGGTAAGCgagaaaaatacaatataacgtatatttaactgtttagaaaaaaaaactttcattcaaaaatacattaagtgTTAGATAGATAGAAAATGTCATAGTAGGATAACCGAGTTGCGTGTTTTAACgacataataagtaaattaattatataaccattgttaataatacgaaaatgtaaattgtaatatttgaaacttgaaagctgaaa
The DNA window shown above is from Aphis gossypii isolate Hap1 chromosome 2, ASM2018417v2, whole genome shotgun sequence and carries:
- the LOC114121371 gene encoding uncharacterized protein LOC114121371; the protein is MRLAISLSAVLIACMVRATYNLDCEQNQNGQSMSFFKTNGDLLLTGFFDVYDEKCSGPTSTGIHSMEMVATVVQILNSIHYIPGITLGLTLYEVCSYRSSDLQKALISFVVDKDCNNSTTPIAIYTTEDIQAKISPSIGLDIPIITAGPIIDVDIHAEAAVKFLIVNNIDVADVLVAQDLDVAQRFESVAKDNGLCLNRTVLAQNLGNLNDSSVVIVMTNKNIIKSIIESSSSVRVSHFIIIPLDGPLPPKPDFEYGSYVFQAYGSCPFVNSNNDSSNSNVINSNNDSSNSSHSGVPAAASEQLQAVSAQFVQTAADVLRAVDAYLGNANDGDNECGRNSSTAQCGAAAAAAAANRSAAGYYDAETVGRVLDRLLLLDGSDGEYNVTLVHVTEYGGGQTVGGYAQDSNGTRRLWLQRDGGGGQLTYLGKCSETDGGTCPTCRERPTAATAPASPPHGPLLVTWKVDVWIASTLTVSAVGATCAACIASFILMRVCKKDVMEGNPTFTFVLVAGTLLMYASAVPFAVLDSAAGWPRQAVCYAKLFGSSGSCAFVFSAMLARSMMIAACDCDSSFMSHVNGYLQTSLFAFTVGVQLALMVQFAAIHAAVVPSSDLCRVFVDGPLFLGTMSYDALLLALLCVTSPFVFRSKRNYREGACFAIATYLVSAVWLGWGAAYAALPGQWSDMCVMVGLTATATVIVITVFIPRTYMMMFGIVREQITSSLPSLGYGHGGGASVTDVNYRSTQALYDSVHVAAPKCQSSSFKGQSNPNYYSPAGSHIHSIPRSRPLTPVDEYDTPPSIDHRITRF
- the LOC114121375 gene encoding synaptic vesicular amine transporter-like, producing MSILSQNMESDLGVISVVYLSMFLDNVLLTVVVPIIPEHLYIQWITNTTHFVTNATRRDQPLLPSSLIKMKLQTLENENETIGVLLSSKAIVQLFMNPLVGILTSYVGYSLPIFLGSILLIIISVLFAYGETFVSLLVARSLQGTASALISVSGMCLIADQNHMSDLRRSKVMGLVMGSIALGVLVGYPFGGILYYFVDKSTPFNVIICAITFNLGLQLFVFNFNLVKKVNSFNEILQLKQTYNDKHQSHFNNGNWKDLLKDGYILLITFSICLTSSAMAILEPFLPIWLIQIINPEKWQLGTVFIPDSLGYLIGTNFFGTLSYTMGQWRMAVLATLLVGISAIMIPAATTTIGLVCPHFGLGLGIGIVDSALVPMLANLVDTRHPNVHYGSVYALQQTAVSLAYSFGPIFGGQVVKTLGFPCLMRTVGIINISYCCLLVFLSKVSNNKTEKINIDTSIPDYKSTSVVPFFSKHIAYKKLDELDENN